The Erigeron canadensis isolate Cc75 chromosome 1, C_canadensis_v1, whole genome shotgun sequence genome segment tattatgtaatattttaatcaccctattttttcattataataGACCGAAAACTATGGtgcttttttttcaaataatgttttttttgtttttgccaACCGAATATATTTTAACGTGTGTCCACAAGTACACAACTATTGTTTTCATTTAGTTTCGTTTTTACATAGTAATTTATCACAacatttcaatttatttaatgtTGTTATTATACgttgaatatgaatatatatatatatattggaacggcaagaataaattatatttttaacgaCCACTAGCGAGGATTTAGGGATCAAAGGTAAAATACAATCTAGAGATACATTGGAAAGAACACAATCTAAAATCAACCCTGATCTTTAACTGCTAAGGTTATAAAAAGGTTGGAAAAAAACTCGTGTCAAATAAAACACGAGAAAAAACCCCGTGTcaaatatgaaaacatattttaaagctaTCCGAGTATCATTCGGTTTATTTGCAAAATGTTTACCAgttaacccgggttgattaattagtatataaataaGAGAATATTGTTATGAattcatctttttaatttttttcttccatGTGGCACAATCATGGCTCTTTATAGTTGAcgctttttatataaaattaatagcatgacatcatttatttttacaagtttttttaatttttacttaaGGGTACGTGTCTTTACATTCTATTTCAAATTCATTGTgacttaaaaaattaaaatgaaaataaatcatGAACGTAATTTCTAGGAACTAATAGTAATCGTAGATTGATTCGTTTGCTatacaaaatattaaacatatatataaattggagacttaatatagttattatatcatctaatatttttgataattagcttatcatttttcaaatcaattaaCATTAGCAAATGATTATTTAttgaaaaaactataaaaaaaaatcataataatactTGGATATCACCTAAGTTGATAAGCtagttataaaacaaaaaggCTTTTAGCACAAAATATTTGAAATACTACCTTATTATAactataaaagatatatatatattttttaacatcaaactaaataaattaataatttataaaaatgaattcAAAAATCTATCAAATTATATCTTTTCGTAACTAAGTtcatataactaattattttaGAAATATTCAAAATAAGACTCGTAACAAACATTCCAAATTTCTAACCAAACTAATAATTAGCTgtctttgttattttttttggtcTTGACATAATGTAActataactttatttaatagaaaattataatgtattagtttaattaaaatcTATAAAAGGTAAATGAGGTAAGCAAATCAATCCAATGGctaaaattcaattttctttttcatccaagggttatagtttttttaaaaatgaatttagatgtctcttttattattattgggagatatcacactttttttttaaaaaaaactataaaaaatactatggattataaaaatagaaaacaaaggtAGAAAGTTGTGAGGGGTTATGTACGAGGCACTTTTCACCCTCAACTTTAATAACAGCCACCTAAAGAAGTTAACTATCAACAAATGTCTTTTCAATTTCAACCAAACTTTCTACACTCAATATCTCAAATCTAGGGTGATGTACAATATGTCTCAAAATTCTGATCCATTTAAGCGACATTATGATTCCGAGAATAAAAGGTTCTGATTGAGAAGAACGTTTAATGTCAGTCTATAATGATGATGAAGCATCGTTTGACCTAGCTTGTTTCCGGGACGCAATTCATACCATCTTTATTCATACCATCTTTTAAAGATGGTATAAATTGCGTCTCTTGTTAATAGTAAAATTGAGCACCATCTTTTACAAGAAGTTGTTTACCAAAGTAAATGTTGGATGTGATGGAAGAAGGGAAAAGATAGGAAAACATTAAAGGCTAAAATTACTATTTTTGAACCCTTAATGGAGTTATTTTTAAGTTATAACATCTAAATGACATTAATAAACTTTGTTCTATTTTCAATTCAATGTATCTTCCGTCAAACATTCTTCCTCGAATAGTCTCTCCTCCGCCTTTGTTGCCTGCATCGATTACCCAACCTCATTAGAAACCGGTCTCACTTAAATACTTGCAAATTCCCTGTTAACAGCATATACCTGTTTTTCATAATTTGTACAAATTGTCACTACTAAGAGTAGAATAACTTGTAATGTGCAACCACCTAGTATACCAATCCACATCCCTTCTCCCCTTAGCGAAGTACAAAAGCCCAAAAAAGCAGCAACCGGGATTCCAACAAGATAATATGCAGCAAGATTCGCGTATGCTCCTAGATGTTGCCACCCAACTCCCCTTGCCACACCTAGTTCATCAATAAACAACCACTCGTCATATGTATGTAGTAAgacacatacatacacacaagaaaaacatgttaataATAGAGCAAGAACGGAAAACGTATCATATAAGGCCTTATAACCTGAAAGGGTTCCCTGAAGACCATCCATTATAATGTTTAAACAGATAAGAGGGGCCATTTTTGTGACATAATGGACAACTTCCTTCTCACTTGTGAAAATGTATCCAAAAACATGTCTACCGGCAAAAACAGAAGTGCTGACTATAGCTGTCTCAACAATTGTCAGGATTATGATGGCATGGACCGCTACACGAGCACCTTTTGGATTTCCTGCTCCCAGTTCATTCGAGACTCTAGTGCTGGACAAGAAAGCAATGAAATCAACACCATTAGCATATTAGCCATGCACATACGATTATTTTCATATAGCTACATGTATGATCAAGATTAATAGAGACAAACCTAACAGCAGCAGCAAATCCAAATGGTATGGCGTAGAGTGTAGCAATAGTGTTGAGGCTGTTTAACAAATGCAACAAAATtgacaaaatcaataaaaaaaatttcccaTTTCATAACAAGAATTCTGTTTATGAGAAACAGAGAAGCCCaatattcttattttaattgttgCACCAAATAAGAGTAAGGAGGGAACTAAAACTAAAACTTTGAACCCCCAAAAGAAGTTATATAGATGACTATATTCTGATGCAGTTATTATAAATACCATACCACACAGCAAGAACTGAGGTTTCGAGCTCTGGATTTGGTAGAAGCCCAGAAAGCAATACAAGAAGCTCATATGACCACCATTCCAGGCTGCAAGTTAAGATGCACTTGAAGTGTTAAAAACATGCATGCCAAATATTGCACCAAAAAGAAGAAACTCACACTTGCAGCATGTCATTTTGCATGAGTTGTGATTTAAGTATTTTGATTGACAGATTTTGATCTCATTAAGGAAGGTCGAGATTACCAAATCATGACCGCTGACGGGATAGCAAAACTGAAGAACTGTCTCATTCCATGAAACACCTCAAGTGAGACCGGGGAACGGGTTTTTGCACACTTGGGGGAGTACATCATGTAAAATAAGAGAAATATGACATTTAACCACATAGCAGTGGCTATAGATATCGCTCCTCCAATGTTCCCCAATCCTAATTTATATACTAGGGTCCAACAAAGAGGAACGTGTAGGCACAATGAAACTACTGAGCTAGCAAGCATGGGTAATAGCATGCTCTGCATTTGAAAATATCGAATAAGTGGTTGAAGAATTGCATAAGCAAAGAGTGCAGGAATAAGCCAAGTGATAAATTTCCCAGCTTCATGTGAAATCAAAGGGCTTTGGCCGACAAGAATAAGTAGTGTTTCTGTATATCTCCAAAAGATAACAAGAGGTATGCAAACAACTAAAAGAGAGAAAATTGCAGTGTACGTCTGATTTGCAAACTTTGTGTATTGTTGAGCTCCATAAGCCTGTCCACATAAAGTTTCCAGTGCACTAGACATCCCCATCTgtaaaaatcaaagttaaataaaaaagatcaaTATAGGCAAGTAGATACccaaaatcacattttttttatgatactaaGCTGAAGCATCTATTATGTCGTTTTTAGAGAATTAAGCTGAACTTATAGTGAAGCACTGAAGCATGCCATTCCAGATTTACAGGGATGTAAATCATCCTACTTAATGATAATTAATGTCTGTATTGAGCCTAATACCTTTTCTTTAATCTTATCTGCACATGGAAATTTGATAAGCACTTTCCCCAGCTTAATTGAAGTTACTACTGTTTTCAGCATATAACTAATTTACTTTATTATGCCTTCTTAGAGTATCTCCAATTAGTCACTTTCTATAAGAACTTTAGGAGTCTATGCATGTTTAGAAAAAGCTTTTGCATTAAAAGAGATTTGGTTAATATGTTTTTGACAGTTAAAAGTCAAAAGACTGAGCATTGAAGATAGATGCTCTTAGTCATAAATCCAAAATAGCTAGCATACAGTCAAGTATACATACTAACGCATACGGATTTTAGTCATTTAATATGTGGCACATAGAGTGTCTTCAATTTTCGAGAAGTGATATGTACACAACAAAAGTTGCACTACACAAGTTAACGCTTCACAAAGTTGTGCAGCGATTTTCTTGGTGAGCTCCAATCTTtcaataatcaaaaaaaaaaatcatctatATTAGCATTGTCTTGACTGCATATATGGAATCGTTTttcatttggaaaaagaaaGGGTAACGTCATGGTGGAAGACAAAATAAATGAATTCCAAGAAACATCctaagacttttttttttggttccaACAACTATCGATTTGATCCAAACTTGACTACTACTTCATCTAAAACACAAATCACACTTTAATGATCTCTATCTAACTGGCAACTGAACTTGCGCTCCAAGTCGttgaattaaaattttatatatttctaaGAAAATGACTTAGAAATGACAGGAAAATGGGCCTCAGTCATGAAGCATTTGAAAATGACTAAATTGACCTGCCACCACTCATCTTTTTGTCTCAATGGAAAAATCCTAAAAGGCTAGAACCCATGCTTCTaaaaatatgcatatacatcATGTTGTAAggatataacaataacaatactcAATCTCATCGGACGAGATCACAAGTATGACAAGGTGAGATGCTAACCGTCATGTCTCTAAAAGGACATCCGTCAAACATGCATGTAATAAGAATGTCATACATATCTCGATAAATAAGGGGCTATAAGGAAGAACTTTCATATCAAATTAAATCAAGTATGGAATGGTTAAGCGCGCGCTAAGCATgtaattaacataaaaaattgaaatgcaAGTATGTAGAGTACAAGCTAGGATAGACATATGACTAACAATTAGGCTGAAGCCGGTGACACCAGAAATGGAGATAGCAATGGAGGTGCTAGAGAGAGCAAGTTCGCCAAGATGACCAACCATCGTGACAGAGGTAACCTGCAACAAATACTGTGAAAGAGTCACTGCAACCATTGGCCCTGCTATAAATCCTAGTTTTTTCATCTCTTTCAACAATACATGGCATCTCGATCTGTTGCTATCTTTATCTTTCACGAGCAGTCCTTCCATGACGTCTCTTGTTGTTGCAGGCAACAAGAAAGATCGAGAGCAAGCTAGTTCTTGCTGTGAATGATGGGAGTGAAATTGTTTAACATATATATGGGCTCATTTTGTAGCACGGGGGGTGTAGGAATTCgatttaaaaaatcttaataggtagttatttataattttattatttgaaaacttTGTACTACTATAAATTGGTATTTGTTTGATAGTGATTATAGCATTCaattcttttgaaaactttGTACTTTACATAAGTTACATGTAGATATACACAATTTTTTAACATCCactaaaagatttaaaaaaaaacaatagaagAAGTCCACAAAAGAGTAGCATTTAGGTGTcttaacaaaaaagaaatatggCCCGACCTTATATGGTGTATTTTTGCTGAGAGTTGTTGAgccaaaaaaattatttttgttaaatttccATAAAATGAAATATGGCACGATGATTATGAATATGCCGATTCAAGAGTTTGATGATCATTTTAGTGAGGGGGGCAACACATGTCGCTTTTGAGTTCACGTGATACATTTTTTGATTTAGATATTActtgtgaattttttttgtcCCCCCTCCCCCGGTAGTATTTGGTACTTGGCCGGTCCCTGCTTATCGGTATGATGCCAAAATTTGCAGGTCTGGTTAATAAAATGAGTGAAATAATAATGTGCAAGTAACTTAAGTAACAAAGACTCCGTAACTCTTTTGCCTGTTAACAACAGCATAAT includes the following:
- the LOC122585655 gene encoding protein DETOXIFICATION 12-like, which produces MEGLLVKDKDSNRSRCHVLLKEMKKLGFIAGPMVAVTLSQYLLQVTSVTMVGHLGELALSSTSIAISISGVTGFSLIMGMSSALETLCGQAYGAQQYTKFANQTYTAIFSLLVVCIPLVIFWRYTETLLILVGQSPLISHEAGKFITWLIPALFAYAILQPLIRYFQMQSMLLPMLASSVVSLCLHVPLCWTLVYKLGLGNIGGAISIATAMWLNVIFLLFYMMYSPKCAKTRSPVSLEVFHGMRQFFSFAIPSAVMICLEWWSYELLVLLSGLLPNPELETSVLAVCLNTIATLYAIPFGFAAAVSTRVSNELGAGNPKGARVAVHAIIILTIVETAIVSTSVFAGRHVFGYIFTSEKEVVHYVTKMAPLICLNIIMDGLQGTLSGVARGVGWQHLGAYANLAAYYLVGIPVAAFLGFCTSLRGEGMWIGILGGCTLQVILLLVVTICTNYEKQATKAEERLFEEECLTEDTLN